One segment of Drosophila mauritiana strain mau12 chromosome 3R, ASM438214v1, whole genome shotgun sequence DNA contains the following:
- the LOC117143532 gene encoding uncharacterized protein LOC117143532: MVGRRVIGLCFGILLQVMLATAGQGRMSMLCSDDDTPACAQSRENGMYFLFANECDLRKAQRGNLMNGPLYDVTLRFCFPSCEFECSSRYQPVCGISSKSGERKTFRSRCEMLRTACISRSDWMVHQWGVCPKANAVPQSSEKTPVPVPCTRIYRPVCAMYAGVKSTFSNECLVNAENIKTQRNWRIVSEGLCGEDSTKMKHSRKQKPKAKPKSDAERTKRSHRGTRLSTQAEDFQIPEDAVEIYAPSTFHTQFISQSGAMEKSYSLPARKPYVVLPPKSKRRITTKPCVFGNQSVCGNLRGQSRTFSNVCELMEFSQKVGNAWTIAHDGACRRCDKTCPTVYQPICATRNGINHTIVNECYLERVRCKDPKSIWKLSHKGKCAKPVSNPRHIYSTGKSRPTSLVPSVLYGKSTTTPRSRFRKPVRRFTTTRTPTTPYKPRQLAMTNFTATSPSLEANNRKIRKIELAAAGFAGLGASSGSNYLSSEEDAFWSSDDSWLVQKTLDNVKGLLGNKPTSFKKAHGEKYPLSYWIVPPRQTSTTSTTTAPPPAKLPAVLSMASTELLNLDFGNPAGAYEEADHESMLMPTTKEDTTSTSTTPVPSTTTPPNFTEPSTTELPTSFDVASDSVETVSEDSTTDFGETTDLTGSTTSNDSSTSDAPQPSTTEAEELNSQTTGSESTTTVASDELSTTTLNADYAADESFTESSGQTSIYGLDKNSLIMRLLRARSNQNVLI; the protein is encoded by the exons ATGGTCGGGAGAAGGGTGATTGGTCTCTGTTTTGGAATACTCTTACAAGTGATGCTGGCGACCGCTGGACAGGGTCGGATGAGCATGCTCTGTTCCGACGACGACACACCAGCCTGTGCCCAGAGCCGCGAAAATGGAATGTACTTTTTGTTCGCCAACGAGTGTGACCTTCGGAAGGCCCAGCGGGGCAACCTCATGAATGGCCCTCTAT ATGACGTTACCCTCCGCTTCTGCTTTCCCAGCTGCGAATTTGAGTGCAGCTCAAGGTATCAGCCAGTTTGTGGGATCAGCTCGAAGTCGGGGGAACGAAAGACCTTCAGGAGTCGCTGCGAAATGCTGCGAACCGCTTGCATCTCCCGGTCAGACTGGATGGTCCATCAATGGGGAGTGTGCCCAAAAGCCAACGCGGTGCCCCAGAGCAGTGAAAAGACGCCCGTACCCGTGCCCTGCACCAGGATCTATCGACCTGTATGCGCCATGTACGCGGGTGTCAAGTCAACCTTCTCCAACGAGTGTTTGGTGAACGCGGAAAACATCAAGACCCAAAGAA ACTGGCGCATCGTTTCCGAGGGTCTTTGTGGCGAGGACAGCACCAAGATGAAGCACAGTCGCAAGCAGAAGCCGAAGGCCAAGCCCAAGTCGGATGCGGAGCGCACCAAGCGGAGCCACAGAGGCACGAGGCTGTCCACTCAGGCGGAAGACTTCCAGATACCGGAGGACGCCGTGGAGATCTACGCTCCCTCGACCTTTCACACGCAGTTCATCAGCCAGTCGGGCGCCATGGAGAAGAGCTACTCGCTGCCCGCCAGGAAGCCCTATGTGGTGCTCCCCCCCAAATCGAAGCGGCGAATCACCACAAAGCCTTGTGTATTCGGCAATCAGTCCGTTTGCGGCAACTTAAGAGGCCAGAGTCGTACCTTTTCCAACGTGTGTGAACTCATGGAGTTTAGCCAAAAAGTCGGAAATG CATGGACCATTGCCCACGATGGAGCCTGTCGCCGCTGCGACAAGACGTGCCCTACGGTGTATCAACCTATTTGTGCCACCAGAAACGGCATCAATCACACAATCGTCAACGAGTGCTATTTGGAGCGAGTGCGCTGCAAGGATCCAAAAAGCA TTTGGAAGCTATCTCACAAAGGTAAGTGCGCCAAACCAGTGAGCAACCCACGGCACATTTACTCCACTGGTAAAAGTCGCCCAACGTCGTTGGTGCCAAGTGTTTTATACGGAAAGAGCACCACCACACCACGAAGCCGCTTCAGGAAACCAGTACGTAGGTTCACAACCACAAGGACTCCAACCACACCATACAAGCCACGTCAGCTGGCGATGACAAATTTCACAGCCACTTCGCCTTCCCTGGAAGCGAATAATCGCAAAATACGCAAAattgagctagccgctgcggGATTTGCGGGCTTGGGTGCGTCAAGCGGGTCAAATTACCTGAGCTCTGAGGAGGATGCTTTCTGGTCCTCTGATGACAGTTGGCTGGTGCAGAAAACTCTCGATAATGTCAAGGGCTTACTTGGCAATAAGCCTACTTCCTTTAAGAAGGCGCACGGTGAGAAGTACCCACTGTCCTATTGGATTGTCCCACCAAGGCAAACAAGTACTACCAGCACCACCACAGCTCCACCACCAGCTAAACTACCAGCTGTTCTCAGCATGGCATCCACGGAGCTATTGAATTTGGATTTTGGAAACCCTGCCGGCGCTTACGAAGAAGCTGATCACGAATCGATGCTCATGCCGACCACTAAAGAGGACACCACCTCAACCTCAACCACGCCTGTGCCCAGCACCACTACTCCGCCCAACTTCACCGAACCTTCAACCACTGAATTGCCCACCAGCTTTGACGTTGCCTCTGACTCGGTGGAAACGGTCAGTGAAGACTCCACCACTGATTTCGGAGAAACGACTGATTTAACGGGCTCAACGACCAGCAACGATTCCAGCACCTCAGATGCACCACAACCTTCGACCACAGAGGCCGAGGAGTTGAACAGCCAAACCACGGGGAGCGAGTCCACAACCACCGTGGCCTCCGACGAGCTGTCCACGACCACCTTGAATGCGGACTACGCGGCGGATGAGTCATTTACCGAGTCCAGTGGTCAGACCTCCATCTATGGGCTCGACAAGAACTCCTTGATCATGAGGTTGCTACGTGCCAGAAGTAACCAAAACGTGCTCATCTAG
- the LOC117143520 gene encoding uncharacterized protein LOC117143520, with protein MFLPSWLTEDYIQKALQEFHKDDQLRVQKVCAKPATGKGENFVGVMTRIYVDFQHGDGTKQKQSYILKQAVSSDAPQAKIFAEYDVYNRELDMYDIVLPKMSKILQEAAFNDKLMAEAIVVDRERTVMILEDLAPLRYTNADRVKQLDMAHTKLVLDMMAKFHAAAIILNQREPDLLSRNYSSHFFSRDKKGYGQVFVGLFKAFIRYVKTKPNLKNRYANKLDNIVTNLMEYAAKSVDVGEKDLQTLVHGDCWTTNVMYLYDDEGNPTTVLPIDFQFSTWTSPAVDLHYFFSTSLKSDVKAEELELVQYHYYALKSTLEALSYKGSFPSLVEYQLQFEKRRFLSLIIANVFQPIMVYQGNEDCDFINFYRETAEAIKFQDSMYENEEIQRRIDTILPILDAKGFLEAH; from the exons ATGTTCCTACCCAGCTGGCTAACAGAGGATTACATCCAAAAGGCCCTTCAGGAGTTCCACAAGGACGATCAGCTACGTGTCCAGAAGGTGTGCGCCAAGCCAGCTACAGGGAAAGGAGAGAACTTCGTGGGTGTGATGACTCGTATCTATGTGGACTTTCAGCATGGAGATGGAACCAAGCAAAAGCAATCCTACATCCTAAAGCAGGCAGTATCTTCAGATGCTCCACAGGCAAAAATATTCGCTGAGTACGATGTATACAACAGGGAACTGGATATGTACGACATTGTGCTGCCCAAAATGTCCAAGATTCTCCAAGAGGCTGCTTTCAACGATAAGCTGATGGCGGAAGCTATAGTCGTTGATCGGGAACGCACCGTCATGATCCTCGAGGATCTGGCTCCTCTGCGCTACACGAATGCAGACAGGGTGAAGCAACTGGACATGGCACATACTAAGCTCGTCCTGGATATGATGGCAAAGTTTCACGCTGCAGCCATTATCCTGAATCAACGGGAGCCGGATCTCCTCAGCCGGAACTACTCATCGCACTTCTTCTCAAGGGACAAAAAAGGTTACGGGCAGGTGTTTGTTGGCCTGTTCAAGGCATTCATAAGGTACGTTAAGACCAAGCCGAATCTAAAGAATCGCTATGCGAACAAGTTGGACAATATTGTCACCAATTTAATGGAATACGCCGCCAAATCTGTCGATGTGGGAGAAAAGGACTTGCAGACTCTGGTTCACGGCGATTGCTGGACTACCAACGTTATGTACCTGTACGATGATGAGGGAAATCCGACCACAGTACTCCCCATAGACTTCCAGTTCAGTACTTGGACATCTCCGGCTGTGGATTTGCATTACTTCTTCAGTACTTCGCTGAAATCCGACGTGAAGGCGGAGGAATTGGAGCTTGTGCAGTACCATTATTATGCCTTAAAAAGCACCTTGGAAGCACTTTCCTATAAGGGATCCTTCCCCAGCCTGGTTGAGTATCAGCTGCAGTTCGAGAAACGTAGATTTTTGA GCTTAATTATTGCTAACGTATTTCAACCCATAATGGTATACCAAGGCAACGAGGACTGCGACTTCATAAATTTCTATCGGGAAACCGCAGAAGCCATCAAGTTTCAGGACTCGATGTACGAAAACGAGGAAATTCAGAGAAGAATTGACACAATACTACCAATTCTTGATGCCAAGGGATTTTTGGAGGCCCATTGA
- the LOC117143508 gene encoding uncharacterized protein LOC117143508 → MLLCRVVLALLLLVLLHYCQAEDEGETTQHGAVLVSLAETMARAAGSQLVQADPFISRNQKQCFETRSLVSCIKYKASKLIWKLATNSMGFFPSEYGRDLAGDRGRWLRLVQLGEPADEVVVFNDAKSLEGDSELTMILKFLKRAVETFGRNHGLQLRLNSEGGARVMEESEARLKRKKKKWLIILPLVILMKIAHLKMTLVSMLMGVLGMNVLLVGGVGWLIHYLKYKTMCKIHPHLVQTHSHVYESDPSDYSQFVGSGSYSNSYSPYSSGSGAPHELGGNSYSKDWATSKAYNAHNYLDTISKRIQ, encoded by the exons ATGCTGCTGTGTCGCGTTGTGCTGGCACTGCTGCTACTTGTGCTACTCCACTACTGCCAGGCGGAGGATGAAGGCGAAACCACCCAGCATGGAGCAGTGCTGGTCTCCCTGGCTGAGACCATGGCCAGAGCGGCAGGATCGCAGCTCGTCCAAGCCGATCCCTTCATCTCGCGCAACCAGAAGCAGTGCTTTGAGACCCGCAGTCTGGTGTCCTGCATCAAGTACAAGGCCAGCAAATTGATCTGGAAGCTGGCCACCAACAGCATGGGCTTCTTCCCCAGCGAGTACGGGCGAGATCTGGCCGGGGACAGAGGCCGCTGGCTGAGATTAGTCCAGTTGGGCGAGCCCGCCGACGAGGTGGTCGTGTTCAACGACGCCAAGAGCTTGGAAG GTGACAGCGAACTGACGATGATTCTCAAGTTCCTGAAGAGGGCAGTGGAGACCTTTGGGCGAAACCACGGACTCCAACTGAGGCTGAACAGCGAGGGTGGAGCGAGAGTCATGGAGGAATCGG AAGCCCGATTGAAgcgcaagaagaagaagtgGCTCATCATCCTGCCCCTCGTCATCCTGATGAAGATCGCTCACCTGAAGATGACTTTGGTGAGCATGCTGATGGGCGTGCTGGGCATGAACGTGCTGCTGGTCGGCGGCGTGGGCTGGCTGATCCACTACCTTAAGTACAAGACCATGTGCAAGATCCACCCGCACCTGGTGCAGACGCACTCGCACGTCTACGAGTCAGATCCCTCGGACTACTCCCAGTTCGTGGGCAGCGGCAGCTACTCCAACTCGTACTCCCCGTACAGCTCCGGATCGGGAGCTCCTCACGAGTTGGGCGGCAATAGCTACAGCAAGGACTGGGCCACGAGTAAGGCCTACAACGCGCACAACTATCTGGACACGATCAGCAAGCGGATACAGTAG